One window of the Primulina eburnea isolate SZY01 chromosome 18, ASM2296580v1, whole genome shotgun sequence genome contains the following:
- the LOC140819492 gene encoding protein TIFY 6B-like isoform X2: protein MQWSFSNKVSPLPQLLSFQDVHEEKPKTGFDSLASAGLVSITTTEAFDSNHNPYSGVMQKNVIPEKQAGPWYRMTTYPAKHLDSRTIHRSVLNQENVTVSPAGLHLISSANPQPLARISMAHPIQAIPSSIPVVGTTDLRNIPKISTAPAQLTIFYAGSVCVYDNISPQKAQAIMLLAGNGPPTPSSTTLPVTPVQASMTQSSVFDGFVVSQPYGSTPYHSGPIPITALSISHSAGGSAINRTTVNPGVTLPSSSKIGPVKVLNSLGSDPANATLLSSTVPQFRRKSLARFLEKRKERVIAQAPYSDNQSSDRDIPEAGNTSISVNSRVSCSAPANC from the exons CAAGGTTTCCCCTCTTCCTCAGCTCTTATCTTTTCAGGATGTTCATGAAGAAAAACCCAAGACTGGTTTTGATTCCCTGGCATCGGCTGGATTGGTGTCCATAACAACTACTGAAGCTTTTGACTCCAATCACAATCCGTACTCTGGTGTCATGCAG AAAAATGTCATTCCTGAAAAGCAAGCGGGACCTTGGTACAGGATGACTACATATCCTGCAAAGCACCTTGACTCACGTACTATCCATCGATCTGTTCTTAATCAAGAAAATGTGACAGTTTCACCTGCCGGACTGCACCTGATAAGCTCGGCAAACCCACAGCCTCTTGCAAGAATTTCAATGGCTCATCCCATCCAAGCTATTCCTTCTAGCATCCCTGTCGTGGGAACCACAGATTTAAG AAATATTCCTAAGATCTCAACCGCCCCAGCTCAGTTGACCATATTCTACGCCGGTTCAGTGTGTGTATATGACAATATATCTCCCCAGAAG GCTCAAGCGATCATGCTATTAGCTGGAAATGGGCCTCCCACGCCTTCAAGCACAACTCTTCCGGTAACCCCAGTTCAAGCATCCATGACTCAGTCTTCTGTTTTTGATGGATTTGTTGTGAGCCAACCATATGGCTCAACACCCTACCATTCAGGGCCCATACCCATAACAGCTCTTAGCATTTCTCACTCTGCTGGTGGGTCTGCTATCAACAGAACTACTGTAAATCCAGGAGTTACCTTACCTTCTTCCAGTAAAATAGGGCCTGTGAAAGTTCTCAACTCGTTAGGATCTGATCCTGCTAATGCTACCTTACTTTCAA GCACCGTGCCTCAGTTTCGCCGGAAATCTTTGGCTCGGTTTTTAGAGAAACGCAAGGAAAG GGTAATCGCTCAAGCCCCATATTCAGACAACCAATCCTCAGATAGGGACATTCCCGAAGCTGGTAACACAAGCATTTCTGTTAACTCTAGAGTCTCGTGTTCTGCGCCAGCTAACTGTTGA
- the LOC140819492 gene encoding protein TIFY 6B-like isoform X1: MERNFMGLAVKSETTGEIDDSAPVRSLAMQWSFSNKVSPLPQLLSFQDVHEEKPKTGFDSLASAGLVSITTTEAFDSNHNPYSGVMQKNVIPEKQAGPWYRMTTYPAKHLDSRTIHRSVLNQENVTVSPAGLHLISSANPQPLARISMAHPIQAIPSSIPVVGTTDLRNIPKISTAPAQLTIFYAGSVCVYDNISPQKAQAIMLLAGNGPPTPSSTTLPVTPVQASMTQSSVFDGFVVSQPYGSTPYHSGPIPITALSISHSAGGSAINRTTVNPGVTLPSSSKIGPVKVLNSLGSDPANATLLSSTVPQFRRKSLARFLEKRKERVIAQAPYSDNQSSDRDIPEAGNTSISVNSRVSCSAPANC; encoded by the exons CAAGGTTTCCCCTCTTCCTCAGCTCTTATCTTTTCAGGATGTTCATGAAGAAAAACCCAAGACTGGTTTTGATTCCCTGGCATCGGCTGGATTGGTGTCCATAACAACTACTGAAGCTTTTGACTCCAATCACAATCCGTACTCTGGTGTCATGCAG AAAAATGTCATTCCTGAAAAGCAAGCGGGACCTTGGTACAGGATGACTACATATCCTGCAAAGCACCTTGACTCACGTACTATCCATCGATCTGTTCTTAATCAAGAAAATGTGACAGTTTCACCTGCCGGACTGCACCTGATAAGCTCGGCAAACCCACAGCCTCTTGCAAGAATTTCAATGGCTCATCCCATCCAAGCTATTCCTTCTAGCATCCCTGTCGTGGGAACCACAGATTTAAG AAATATTCCTAAGATCTCAACCGCCCCAGCTCAGTTGACCATATTCTACGCCGGTTCAGTGTGTGTATATGACAATATATCTCCCCAGAAG GCTCAAGCGATCATGCTATTAGCTGGAAATGGGCCTCCCACGCCTTCAAGCACAACTCTTCCGGTAACCCCAGTTCAAGCATCCATGACTCAGTCTTCTGTTTTTGATGGATTTGTTGTGAGCCAACCATATGGCTCAACACCCTACCATTCAGGGCCCATACCCATAACAGCTCTTAGCATTTCTCACTCTGCTGGTGGGTCTGCTATCAACAGAACTACTGTAAATCCAGGAGTTACCTTACCTTCTTCCAGTAAAATAGGGCCTGTGAAAGTTCTCAACTCGTTAGGATCTGATCCTGCTAATGCTACCTTACTTTCAA GCACCGTGCCTCAGTTTCGCCGGAAATCTTTGGCTCGGTTTTTAGAGAAACGCAAGGAAAG GGTAATCGCTCAAGCCCCATATTCAGACAACCAATCCTCAGATAGGGACATTCCCGAAGCTGGTAACACAAGCATTTCTGTTAACTCTAGAGTCTCGTGTTCTGCGCCAGCTAACTGTTGA